The genomic stretch GGCTCTACCTTATCAGGGGCTAAGCTTTACTAGGGAGCCCCTCTTAAAAAAatgatcatttcacttcctctGCAGCACAGGTAATTTGGGGCCCTAAGCAGCTGCCTGTTCTGCTGAAAGCTGGAGCCAGCTCTACATATTTCAGTCCAGCCTTCAGCTACATggccctcctcttcctcagaaaCGATTTGTTGTGCAGTGCGGTTTCCGTGACTTGCCTGGGGCACACCCCAAACAATGTGATGCATGGTCTGGATCTGACATATGAGGACAAGGGGCACTTggaggaaatggggggggggggcaagcaagCATCTTGAAGCCAATCAAACATAATCCTTCTATAAGCTCCCCCTGTGAAGAGGAGAGAGGCAAATCTTTCAAGTTATTAATCCCTGTGATGGTGCCGGCTGCTCCAGAGCAAAATCGATTGGCTCCCTGTCCAGAacattgataccatatatgggatgggaggcgggaccaagatgCCCTCGTGGAGGGATGTTTTATTAAAATCTATCATATCCCTCTTAGGCAGAGAAATACAGACAGGAATGACTGGCGCTACGTCCAGCACACCGACCACGAGagtaaacaaaacaaactgTCCATGAAGACCTTAGTAACAGCAGCACCGTAACTGTATCCTGGGAGTCGGTATCATTTTCATAAACATGAATAGCTGGAATGAACATTTGTAGCTGCAAAAAGCAAAACTGATGCTCTCTTTCACCGCTGATAATAGAGAATGTCGAATCAGGTATGGCTTTAGATGCGAATGATCATAAATATCACACGCTGGTCCCCTAGTCCTGTGATTATCATGTACGGTAGAGACACCGCCAGAGAGTTCTCTCACAGCAGTCTGGAAGCCTTCCTCTCCACCTACACGCAGCGCAGCATGTCCACGCACCAAgcaccacacacccccccccacctctccgtCACTGGACTCCTTCACACTTTGACATATTGACATAGGGGACCGGCCAGCGGCTTCTCctatagcaccccccccccacccgctcgCTTGCTCGATGGCCCAGTCCTGCTCACCTCACAGTCGTAGAGCAGGTGCAACTGCCCGTCGATCCACTCCTCGATATCCAGCCGTCTCTGCAGGTCCTTGCGATTGTACTTCACCGTCAGCTTGCCCAGCTTGCGGTGCGGGGGCTCCTCTTCTTCTTTGTCCGTGGTCTGGAACACCACCCTAGGCTGGGCGCTCGGTTCCGACGCCATGCCTGCCGCGGCCTCCTGGAAACAGCTGAGGGAACTCTGtgcactctctctctcgctctctctctcactctctctctctctcgcctcTCTCGTTCCCTCCCTCACTCACTTGCTCCTTATCCTCAGTGGAGGATGGTAATAAAAgacgcctgtgtgtgtgtatgtgtgtgtgtgtgctttttgGTGCCTGCTTGCTCTGTATCAGGGAGATAGAGGGGAAGGGAGGGAAAGATGCAGGAGGAGATAAGCAAGGGACTCATAAACACAGCTGAAAGGGTGAAAGTGCACGCCGTTGGCCAATAACATCCACTGAGAGAGTTGGGCaacctgttaaaaaaaaaaaaagcatctttTCTCTTGTCCATGCCTGGCTCTGGAGAGCTAGCATGGCTCATTGTCCTACACTGAGGAAACACGTGCAGCGAAATGATTAGATCACTCATTTGTCAGGTTGCATCTCAGGCCGGATGATAAGATGCATTTCAAGCATGCTAAACTAACTTTAAAGATGAGCTGAACAAATTAGAGAGgctgtatttaaaaaattaaatagagCGTATCTTTAATTGAACCCACACTCAGCGTACAACAGCTTATCATCCAAATCCAGAGGGAaaccctgtgcttccttcctgtGAGGCTAATCGAGAGGCTGGGAGCAACAATGAAAACATATCAAGTTTTTAATTTAGCTGAGATGAGAGCTAAGCACAAGCAAAGCTGGAGAAAGCTTCTCATTAGTCTCACTTCCTGaccaatttttccggtcttaatgttttttttttattattaagtttTAATGTGATGGCAGGTGGGCTGTGGAGAGGGTAATGGACCCTTTTAGACTCTGCCTGTCATGAAACTTGACACCAGCTACACACTCTGCCAATGggaggaagagagaagaagcGCTTTCTGCAGCCGTGGCTCACCAGCTGCCAGGGAGAAACCTGCAAAATCCGAGTTGGCTTCACAAAGAGGATGCGGTGACTGTCCTGCCGGTATGGTGCCGTCTGGGCACAAAGGCCACCCGCCCTTCCCTGGACGACCATTTAAGTAGAACTCCCATGGCTGTTAATAAAGACAGCACAGAGCAGTTCCTGTCTCCGGGCAGAACCCTTCAGGTAGTGGGTAGCTCAGTGGGTTCATGCTCTATGCTTGTATCCAGAGggctgtgggttcaaatcccctggcTGGTAGAGTAATCATGTCGCCATCAGACCCTTGGGTTAGACCTGTAGCTCCAACTGCTTTAGGGGTTCTGAATGCGGGCTGTCCATCCTTTAAGACCCCAAAACTTATGGGATATGCAAAAACTACTTAGGTTCCCCCATGGGGACAAATGAGGTACCAGTTTTCTATTCCATGGTATTACTTTGGTTCCACTAATAACCAGGACATATCAAAGGTTTCTGTATCCTCTACAATCACCGTTATTTCAAACATCGATATTATTTTCAGAACAGTCAGTAAATGATGGTCTAGCATTTAGATAAGCTGTTTGGTACAGTGCGTATTATTAGCACAAGCAGGCAATGACTCTACTTCAGTTTCAGGTGTTACTGTATGAAGGCTGGTGTCACAGCGGCCTTTCGTGATGACGAGCGTTGGAATCCAAGAGCTGATGGGAGAGGAAGTGGAGGAAAGCAGAGAGAAGAGAGCGTCACTCAGGCATCTTCAGGGAAGTCCGCCTTCACCTTTCGCTCCATTTAGCTGTATCATCTGCACCAAAATTCCCTTGATAAGTGTGAGTGATATCATCATGGTTAAACACTTCATAACAAACGCTATCATTTGTTCCACACAAATTGCTGCCGTGCTGTTTAGGTTCATGTTACAGCGTGGTGAATGATAGATGAGATGTATGGAGGATGGCGTTGGCTGTGTAATCATCGTTTAAGCGGGGGAGGGATATCCTCTTGAAAAGCCAGTAGGCCTCTGTGTTTTTTCTCCAGGCAGGTCACGCACCCCAGTGGACAAATTGCTTGGCCAGAGTGGTCACTCCCTCAAGTCAAACCATCAATGGGCACAGGGGGGTGGCCCAGCCCCAGGGTTTCCACAGATCCCcttacaaacaaaaataaacactacCCTTTTCGCCCTGTTTTGCCAGGCTGCATCAGTCAAGCGTAGACCCGCATATCGGTCCCGTCTGTTACAAATGCTGAATTATTCAGCGCCTTGGTGGTTCAACTTTCCACAGAGGGCAACCTCACGGCCAGCAGTAGCCTGAGAGACCGGCCGTGACTTGCCAACAAGGACACGCCCCTTCCTGTCCTGTCGCGCCTGTCACTTCTGGTTCCTCTCCCATTCAGTTAGAGCCTCACTAATAATCTCATTGAGACTTTGAAATCCCGCTGTCAGTGATAATGAGTATTACAGGCTAACACCAAAGGCCATATACAGAGGTGGCTTAAGCTGGAGACTGACTGTGATCTCACAATAAACACTTACTCTAGACCTCTGAGTACTTACTGCtctcaccagtttactgtagccTGTGGGCAGATATCTCCAGTTCAACCAGTATGCTTGCAGTTACAAGTTACTAAAGCTCTGATGGCAGCGCTCACTGAAAGCACACCCCTTTTAATCTGTCCTTGAGTCACAGCAAAGCAGAAAGGAATTAGTCATAAATTTATGTTAATACTGAAAACTATTAGGAGTGTATCCATACTGTAGTTATTCACCCATTAGATTAGATTATATTAGATTAGgcaaactttattgatcccaggggcaAGTCTTGCGTATACAGAAGCAAGATCACAGACGAACATACATTTTGTGCAAAGCAGACAAGTTGCAAAGACAGCACACATCCCAGACCCGGTAGAGCGGAAGGAACCTCATTCAGTCAGAGAGACCATTTTAATTGGATTGTTCTCCATTTGCCAAAATAATAACCCTCTGCCCCTTATGGTTCTTCTTTAATAGGAACCAGCTTAATTTTTGTAATTATTCACAAAAAGTGATGTATTCACTTCCTAGTATGAGAAACAGAGCAGTGATCACgggttttatttttgttctttaaaaaaattactTAAGATGATTTAGCATGTAGTCTGACTGTGTTGCCCTAgaccccacaaaataataattgccTCTGTCTAATAGGTAGTGTAATACATCAGACTGCGGAGGGCTGGGGTGCCATTCGGTGGTTTTCTGAGTACATAGCACTTCTTGTTCTCCTGTACAGAATCTCTATATATCAGCTAGTTTCATTAATAAAAGCCCTTTGTTCTGGACTTCACCAAAGTCCTGACTTTCTGTTGGGGCCTGTCTGTGGTGAGTCCCACAAAGACTCTGAGAAAATATTATCGGTATCTTGACATAGTTTCACTTCCCTGAAGCTGTATGACTCATATTGTGAATCATTCTCctacaatgcatttaaatataagTTACATAGTAAGTCACATTCagtataaacaaacagaaatacatGTGCACATTTGAACACATAATCTCACAACAAAGACTGCAGTGGAAAGTAAGTCTTTGTTGGGAATGATCAAGCTGCTAGTTAATCTTCATCTATGCAATGTGTTCTTGCTTAACTAGGGGGTGTAAATAGTTTTTACCTTACTGGCAGATCATTTTACAGTTTGAAATTACAGTAAATATAAAAGATGAGAAAAGCTTTAAAgcgaattatttatttttaatcataatCACACTTAGCACCATGTATCGTCACAGTCTTTATCATTATGGCCATTTTAAAAACAAGTAGCCTTTTTGTATACAAAGAAAAATAATGTCACTATTATGTCTTGCATGAGCTATAGAGTAAAAATGTGAAAAGACTATCCTGCACATCACACAAGGTGATGATGACTGTTAGTAAGGGGTTTTATCATTATGGCCTCTTGTCTGCCTCATAGATAAATAGGTCGGCTTCCACCAGATCTTCAGTCACATACACCGGCTTGTTTTTAGCCAAGAGCTAGCAAGTTTTACGATTACTTTACTCAGTTTATTAAGTCTTACTTtgctaaagttttttttttttgataatgcCTGTGGGTGCAGCTAGTTTGACTTAACAGCCTTACTGCATCAATGAGTGCCACAGGATATACAATACCTACAGTAATACAGGTTAGTCTGCCTCGGTGCAGCCATCTCACCTGAGGGACTGGACCCCCATTATGCAGTCGAATTTTATTTGATACAGGTGACCGAATGCCATCTGCTGGTAAGCACACGCAGTTATTCAACGAAAGTATTACCCCCACAGGGCTGCTATCCCAAGACATTAGGCATCTGGGTATATTTGGCAAGCAAACGTGGCCCCCAGCGTGGCCGCTGGCATGGCTGTGGCAGAACCTACCACACTTCTGTTGCCTTGGAAACGGAATGCACGGCGAGGGCAACTGTAATATTCAGCTCTTTGCTTGAGATGTTTGCCGAATATCGGTTGATGAAATTAATAAGATACTAGATGCTGATCCTAGACCAGTGCCTCAGATGGTGACTTAACGCCAATAAAACGTCGATATTAACTTTTAAGCATTCTAGGTATAAAAGTGGTCTACTTGAATATATGACGATCCACGATTATATTGGGTCGCGCCAATGCATATCTTACGGCTGTTATTTCGTGAATAGCGGTACAATGATGTGTGCATATAACTGCATATATTAATACGTTACTGCAACAGGTGTTCTTTGCgtatcattattttaaaaaggcaCAACCTGGTGTTACAGGAGCAGGGCAGGAAATCCATATCCAGCCGTAAAAACCTGAGACCTCCGGAAATCTGACGCAGCCTCATTACTAAGCATTTACAAGACATCACCCTAAACAGGTTCTGATTATAGCAACTGTTGGCAGTGGCTCTGGCTAGTGGTCATGCATCAGTGGCAGGTGACTCAACCGTCCAACACCCTGCCCCCACTGCGGACTCTTCCACTTCCTGAGTTTTACAGGTAGCTGCAGGAGGAGGAGACACACCTGAAAACAAGCGAATGGTTAAACTCCGGGAAACGAGGCAATAACTTTGCTATGTACAGATATTGAGTAATATTTCTTGGTTTCAAGAAACCGTGGACTAGACGTGTGGGATATTACAAAAGGGAAACAAAACCAGTTTGacttcttttttccctttaaCAATTCAGCTATAGGGCATAAAGACCGTCAGCGACAAGGTAGGACCTGTGTTCTGGTAtttgttttaaatgtatttatatagTCATGTTATACGAACGTTCTATGGTAAAGTTACAATCGATTTGAAATATTATAACTCACTGGCAGCATTAACTGGACTAAAATGTAACTCTTACCGTTTTATTTCAGCCGCCGAGGTACCTTGGGTCTGATCGTGGACGATCGTTGTCTTCAGGATGATCCCTTCCCAGGTCGGGCTGCTGTGCAGCGTCCTGCTGCTGCTGCGATCGCCGAGTCTGCGGGCCGACACCTTCGGGGAGCAGTGTCTGGATACCTTTCAGAAGGGGGAGGAGGACTTCGTGCTGGACACGGACCTTTCGGTGAAGGAGGGGGCCACCTTTATCGCCTCTCCGACCGTGACCCACGCCAAGGACTGCGTGCGCTCCTGCTGCAGGGACCCCCGCTGTAGCCTGGCCCTGATGGAGGACGAGGCGGACGAGGGCATGATCAAAGCTTGCTTTCTCTTCGATTGCGTTTACAAGCAGACGTACGTCTGCAAGATGGCCAAGAAGAAGGGCTTCAGCAACTATATTTTGAAGACCGTTTTCGACGAGTACCTCAAGGGCCCTTCTGGTTCCCGTAAGAAATCATTATTTTTCTGGTATATCAAATACAGTGTACGGTGTCAGGGCTGgcagctctcacgcatctggcgtgacactcacggtTTCAGActgtcacgcaagaaatctcacagcaaatctatattattccattataaacctaaaattggcTACAGCAAAAGCGTTTGGGTAGTTTGTAAACCACATTTACCGCAACTGTGCATTGTTTACCTGTGGCTGTACTGAAAAATAAGCCACATACGACTGATTAGTAACTGACGTCATTTATATTCACGACGGACACACAACTGAAACCTAAAACCACACCGGAATATTATTATGTATGGAGAAGCAAAGGCACAGAGTTTTTAATTATTCACAAACATCAGCCTCTTAAATGAGTAAATGATGTGGAGATAACTCCTTCAAAGTCCAAACATGATTACGCTTGTCTGTTCAACATGAATTTTGTGTGACGCTCCATAGATGACGATTGCCAATCGTGAAACTATCTGAACGGCGGCTCGTGTTCGGACACGTCCTGCTCCGGCGGCCGCTCATCCTGCACCTTCCTTTCGCTTTAAGTCATTCACGCTCTTGTTTGAAGCTTCCGCTGTTTATCGGGCCGTTTCAGAGTAAAACTCTAACAGGCTACACTCTTGGGCCCTGTATGATGCCAGGTTCACGATTAGCGTTAGTCCTTCTTGATCTGCTCCATTGCACACGCAAGGCACGTGGACATGGCGGGGAGCCGACACTCACGCATCCGGCGTGACACTCAGGCTTTCAGAATTACACGCAGGAAATCAGttataaacttaaaattagctacatcaaaagccttgGGGTAGTTTGAAAATCttacaaactatttacaaggtaataaaactcttacatacatacagacttgtctcgaattgaaaacaTCTGTTATTCCTTTTTAAAATGACACATATGTAATCATATCAAagtttataatttttttctctACTTACCTGTTAATGGCCGTATTCTGTGTTCCTGGTGAGTCTTGAGTCATTTTGGAGACTCAAAAGTAGTGAATTGCTGTCCGTTGATGTCAGGTGATCTTCTGAACTAGGTCCTTAACATCCTCTCACAGAGCAAGACAAACCCCCGGTTGCCAGGGTGGGTCCGGATAAAGTGGTGCAGCCTAATGAAGACGTGCTTCTGCAGGGGTTTGAGAGCATCGATGATCATAAGATCGAGATCTATGAATGGACCCTCGTTTCTGGTGACTCCTCTGTGGTCATGGAGGTAAAAGGAGTTTCTGTGATTTCCGATCCACACTGCTTTCAATTACAATTACACCTGTGTTGGGGTACTTAGCTGTGGTACTTAGTTTTGTGTTTATGAGGATTCAAGGACTCTGCTCTTAGGATAAAGGTagtatgttttgtttttattttagatttttttctgtaatgCTCTCGGTTTTTAATGTACATTCCTGATCCAGACCTCATATTTATGTCTTTGGCCATGTCAGAAAATGATGCCAGATCAAGTCATGGTCTCCAATCTCTCGCCTGGTGTCTACAAGTTCCAACTAATGGTCACTGACTCGGCAGGCCAGTCCAGCAAGGCGGTGGTCACAGTCCTGGTCCTCACCGCATCGCAGTCAGAGAGTAAGTGTGGGGTTCAGCGAAGGCCGGATCTAGCTATAAGGCGGTAGCTTACAGCCCCCAAATGACTTGCATCATGAAGAGAAACAATCATCAATTTTCACAAGTAAAGCTTTGCCTAGTGCCCCTGGGAGGCATCTACAGAATTCTGGAGAAGCTTTTCTGTGAGATCCAGAGTGCTGCATGTTTCGTTCTTAACCGCACAGAAGGAAACTTTCCTGATCAGCATTAAGGTTCCTCTTTGTCTTTTTGCTGGCTTTACACCATCCTTTGTCTATTTTAGGAGAAATTATGAAATTCCCCATCTCCACAAACATTTGGTTGTGTTTTTATGCTTTAATGCACATTTTCAGATCACGTGGACTCTTGGTCTAGGACTGGGACTGGGACTGGGACTATTGTACCCATGTGATGATAGCAAGGAAAGTCTGACTAGGCTGCTTATGGGCTTGAACTGTttacaaaacacacagacatagtTTCTGCTTGTAGCATTCAGTCTGTGCTTTCCGTGCGAATCGGCAGCCTGTCCTGGacgtttgaaacattcatctccACGGTTCCGTGTCATTTTTCCCGGTGGTGAATTTTAAAGGCCTTTGATATTCGTCCGTTAGATAC from Brienomyrus brachyistius isolate T26 chromosome 14, BBRACH_0.4, whole genome shotgun sequence encodes the following:
- the ppp1r14d gene encoding protein phosphatase 1 regulatory subunit 14B codes for the protein MASEPSAQPRVVFQTTDKEEEEPPHRKLGKLTVKYNRKDLQRRLDIEEWIDGQLHLLYDCEEEEIPELEIDIDELLDLPDAQQRSKLHELLQECGKPKEDFINGLLYRMKGLRKMSLKK